TTGCTTCTTCTCCATCTCTGCTCCGGCTTTGCTGCTGCGTCTGTCTGCTCCTTCTGCAGCAGATCCCACACTCCCGGTGGCCTTGATGACCCCGGGCAGCACCTCCAGCCGCAGCTCCAGCAGCTCATTCATAGATGTTTCCTCCTTCTGCCCTACAATCTATTGCACAATCTACATCCAATCCTGTCCCTGCAGTTCAATCAGCTCTTTGAGCTCATGGTTAGACATCTCGGTCAACCAGTTCTCGCCGGAGCCCACGACCTGCTCGGACAGGCTTTTTTTGCGTTCAATCAGCTCGTCGATCCGCTCCTCCAGCGTTCCCTGGCAGATCAGCTTATGCACCTGTACATTCTTGTGCTGTCCAATCCGGAAGGCGCGGTCCGTCGCCTGATTCTCTACTGCCGGGTTCCACCAGCGGTCATAATGCAGCACATGATTGGCCCGTGTCAGATTGAGGCCGACGCCTCCTGCCTTAAGCGACAGGACGAAGAAGGCCGGACCTTCTCCCTCCTGAAAAGCATGCACCATCTCGTCGCGCTCACGCTTCGAGATGCCGCCATGCAGGAACAACGGCGTCTGCCCGTATCTGCGGGCCAGCCGGCTGACCAGCAGCTCGCCCATCGCCACATACTGGGTGAAGATCAACGCCGATTCGCCAAGCTCGGAGATGCTGTCGAGCACCTCGAACATGACATCCATTTTGCCCGAAGGCTCACTGCGCAGGCTCCGCCCCTCGTCCTTGCGGAACAGCTGGGGATGATCGCAGATCTGCTTCAGCTTGGTCAGGGAAGACAGCACCAGCCCCCGCCGGGCCATGCCCGAGCGCTCGCCGATGACGCCAAGCATCTCATCCACAACCCCCTGATACAGCGCGGCCTGGGTCTCCGTAAGCGGACAATAAGACTTCAGCTCAAGCTTCTCCGGCAGATCCTTCGAGATATCCGGGTCACTCTTGAGACGCCGCAGCAGGAAGGGCGAGACCAGCCGGTGCAGCTCCCGCAGCCGTTCGCCGCCCTCTCCCGACACATAACGCTGGCGGAAGGAATGGTACGTGCCCAGATAGCCTGGGTTGAGAAAATGGAAAATCGACCACAGCTCACCCAGCCGGTTCTCCACCGGAGTCCCGGTCATTGCGATCCGGTGCGGCGCGCTCAGCTTCATGACGCTCTGCGCCTGCTTGGTACGGTGATTCTTGATATACTGCGCTTCATCCAGCACAACGGTAGACCAGCGTACCCCGGCCAGATCCTCGCTGTCCCGGCCCGCCAAATGGTAGGTAGTCAGCACAATCTCATGGCTGGCCGCCAGCTCCTTGAATCCTTCGCCGCGCACCCGCCGCCCTCCATGGTGAATATGCAAGCTAAGCGAAGGGGCGAAGCGCTGCAATTCCCGCTGCCAGTTGCCAAGCAACGAGGTCGGGCAGAGGATCAGCACAGGCTCCTGCTTCTCGCCTGGCGGGGCATTCAGCGCCCGGTCCAGCAGGCAGGTGATGACCTGTATGGTTTTGCCGAGGCCCATGTCATCAGCCAGGCAGACGCCGAAGCCGAGATTGCTAAGCGCGGTAAGCCACTGATAACCCCGCTCCTGATAAGGACGCAGTGTCCCGTTCAGATCCTCCGGCACGGGACGCAGCGGCATTCCGCGCAGCACATCGCCATGCATGAGGGAAGCCAACAGGCCGGAAGTCTCCATGCCGGTAACCGACATGCCCTTCCACAGCCGCTCATCGCCATCTTCAGCCGTAAGACGCATCCAGTCGGCCGCAGTCATCTCTCCGCTCTCGCCACGCTTAATATATCTCAGGACCTGCCGCACTTCCTTCGGGTCCACTTCAATCCATTCTCCCCGGAAGCGCACAAAAGGCACACCCGCTTCCACCAAGGCATTCAGTTCATCCTCAGTGATATCCGAATCCCCCAAAGAGGCTTCAATGCGGAAGGAGATCAGCTCTTCCATGCCCAGCGCCGGCTGAACCGGACCGTCCATTCCGCCAACCGGCGGCTGCATCTTCATTCTCATGCCGATCCGCCGACGTCCCTCACGGCTCCAGCGCGATGGCATCTGCACCGTAATTCCCCGTTCCCGCAGCTGCTGCACGCTCTCCTTCAGGAAGAAATACAGCCGCTCCGGCGGCAGCTCAATCCCGCACGGAGCCGGTTCAGCGAGCGAACGCCGGATATCCGGCGAACTCTTCGCCGCCCGCCCCAGCGCTGCAAGCAGCTGCTGCTGGATATTGCGGTATCGCTTGCCCCATAGGGTGAATTCCCGCTCCCGGCTGCTCCACACCGCTTCTGCCGGAATCCAGAATTCCCCCTCCTCCCGGCTCTCCGCCCAGAAGGTCAGCTGCCACAGCTCGCTGTCCTCCGCCGGCGGCTCCAGCCGCAGGCCCAGACTAAGCTGTCCGCTGCGGGCCTCCTCGGTCTCGAAATGCGGCACCTCATGGCCCGCCGTCTCGTTCACCACCGTCAGCAGCTCCGTCACCTCAGCCGGGGTCCCCTGCACGGGAATATCCCGGCTGCCGGTCAGCAGACTGTTCCACCACAGCTCCGTCAGCGGAGAATAGCCGCGGCGGTAGTTGGCCTTATACGGCGCCAGCGCGCTCTCATGGGCGGCAACCACATTCTTGATCTCAGCGGTCATGACCGCCTGCAGGAAGGAATACAGCACATACGCGCCCGCTTCCTCGCGCGAGGACAGGTCACCTTCCTCGGCTACATGCGTGCCGAGCGCAAGCACCGGCATAGAGGCCGCCATCTGCAGGAAGAACTCCTTATCCGCCTCTTCCCGGAACGCCGGTGACCAGCATACGGCAGCAGCCTGTTCGCCGCCGCGCCGCCGCGAGCCCACCTTGCGCGGAGGCTGAGCTCCGGGCACAATCCCGCCCTTGCCCATCAGCTCCAGTGCGAAGCGGGCCGCTGCCGACCAGTAGCGCAGCTCTCCCCCAGGCTCAATGCCCTGGGCGCTGCTGGCCTGCTCATCCCAGGCCAGCAGCAGCTCGAAGGCATCCTTCGGCGACAGCGCCAGCCCTTCCAGCGTGCGTCCAGGCAGTCCGCGCCGCGCCGGCTTCCCCTCCGCAGCAGCGGCCGCAGGATACTTCACTTCCGCCAGCCGCAGGGCAGCACCCGCAAAAGGACGCCAGCCGCTGCGGAGCTCCAGCCGTTTGATCACGCGTGTCCATGCGTCTACCTTCGGCTCGGAGGTCTCGCCCGAGAAGCAGAATAATACGTCCCCTAACCATATTGCATACAGATGCTTAATCATTGTTGGTTGATCTCCATTCTTTTGAGCAAACAGCAAGAGCAGCCCTTCCACCCCGGAAGACTGCCTCCTGCTGCGCGAGAAATATATTATGAAGCTACACCGGCGGGAATAGCTCTAGCCGTACAGCCTTCCTGTTACGTTGTTTGCTGCAACTTTTTCTTCATCCCTTCATCTTATACGAAAAAGCCTATATTTAAAAACTTTTCTGCACATTTTCTGTGATTTTCAGCAGATTGTTGTTCAGATCAGGCCATTACTGTCCAGATTGCGTTACAGCAGGAAGAACCGGCCCGCCTCTTCAGGCAAGCCGGTCCTCAAATCGTTCCACAGTTACATCTGCCTGCCCCTAATCCGTACCCGCCAGAATCCGCAGCTCCCCACCCCCGGCAGCGTCCGCTACCTGAACGATGATCGCGCCGTTCTTGCCGTTCCGGGCCCAGCCCAGCGCCCCTTCATTCAGCTCTTCCAGACTAATCTCCGCCAGCCCCTCCACCGCAGCAACAGTGAAGAACGGATAGCAGAGCGCGAACCGCAGCGTCTCCCGGCGAGGCTTGTAGTCATGCAGCGCATACGCCCACTGCAGTGCAAGCGTACCTTCTCCGCCTTCGGCCTGCACGATAAGCTCCGTATATTGCCCTTTACGGTAGCTGAAGCTGTGGCCGTCATCCTCATACAGCTTGAAGGACGAAGAGAAGCCCGCAGCCGCTTCCGCCCCGTAGAGATGGAAGATGATCGTCTCCTCCGTGTCCTCCAGCGCATACTGTCTCAGCGGGCCCTCGGCCACGAAGCTGCCAGCCTTCACATACATCGGCATGATGTGCAGCGGCGCAGCCGCAAGAATATGGCGTCCGCCTTCATGAATCTCCCCGTCCCAATAGTCCAGCCAGCAGCCTTCCGGCAGATAGACGGAGCGGTGATCCGTATCCGGGCGGTAGACCGGGGCAATCAGCACATTTTCACCCAGCAGGAACTGGTCGCACAGATTGGTTACATGCGGATCTCGCGGATATTCGAGCACCAGCGGACGGATGACAGGCAGACCGCTCATTTCCGCTTCATGAAAAAGATTATATAAATGCGGCATCCAGCGGTACCTCAGTCCGATGAATTCACGCAGAATCCCTTCCACCTCTTCCCCGAAGGACCACGGCTCCTGGCGCAGTGTTCCGATGGAGGAATGATTCCGGCAGTAGGGGAAAAACACGCCCATTTGCGTCCACCGCACCAGCAGCTGCGCCGACGTATGATGGGCGAACCCGCCGATGTCCGGCCCCGAGAAGGCCAGCCCGGACAGCCCCATGTTCAGCACCATCGGCATCGCCATCGCCATATGCTCCCAGAAGCTGCGGTTATCGCCGGTCCATACGGCCGCATAGCGCTGGATGCCCGCATACCCGGCACGGGTCAGTACAAAGGGACGCTCGCCCCCCATATGCTCGGCCAGTCCCTCGTAGGTCGCTTTGGACATCATCATCCCGTACAGGTTATGGTATTCCTCATGCGTCACCGGCCGCCCGTTGTTAAAATGCATCACATCAAGATCCATCGTCTTGGTCTCATTGAAGACCGCCGGCTCGTTCATATCGTTCCAGATGCCCTGAATGCCAAGCTCGGTGTAGTATTTGTGCAGATCTCCCCACCACTCGGCGGTCCGGCTGTCGCTGAAATCAGGAAAGGCGCTGATCCCCGGCCACACCTCACCGAAGAAAATATCGCCCTCCAGGCGGCGGCAGAAATGCTTCTCCAGCACCCCTTGCTTATATACCTCGTATTTTGGGTCTTTTTTGACGCCGGGATCGACAATCGGGACAATACGCACACCCAGCTCCGCAAGCTCCGAGATCATCGTCTGCGGATCAGGGAAGTTGACAGGGTCGAAGGTGAATACGCGGTACTCGTCCATATAGTGGATATCCAGATAGATCACATCGCATGGGATGTTCTTCTCACGGAAGGTCTTGGCCAGCTGCAGCACCTCCTGCTGATTCATGTAACTGTAGCGGGACTGGTGATAGCCGAGCGCCCACTTAGGCGGAAGGGCGAT
The sequence above is a segment of the Paenibacillus sp. FSL R7-0204 genome. Coding sequences within it:
- a CDS encoding glycoside hydrolase family 31 protein, giving the protein MESSEAIRPEKMGPLVMKETWNTPGSVVSWERSENIYIVQGECAGMAFIFLSDDMFRMKVFHGKVPDLTTSEAVLKECCIPHLFPVEETEEQLIFSTGAIRLIIEKASFLLRVENTSGKVIMQQNLTSWNPRGASHAEYDMQPDSHFYGLGEKSSFLDKRGERYTNWNTDVFAPHLPEIEALYESIPLIIHMHGDLSYGLFLDNTGRSDFDMRSHGIAFTIGCSTGAYDIYFINGPEMKDVVRRYTTLTGRIALPPKWALGYHQSRYSYMNQQEVLQLAKTFREKNIPCDVIYLDIHYMDEYRVFTFDPVNFPDPQTMISELAELGVRIVPIVDPGVKKDPKYEVYKQGVLEKHFCRRLEGDIFFGEVWPGISAFPDFSDSRTAEWWGDLHKYYTELGIQGIWNDMNEPAVFNETKTMDLDVMHFNNGRPVTHEEYHNLYGMMMSKATYEGLAEHMGGERPFVLTRAGYAGIQRYAAVWTGDNRSFWEHMAMAMPMVLNMGLSGLAFSGPDIGGFAHHTSAQLLVRWTQMGVFFPYCRNHSSIGTLRQEPWSFGEEVEGILREFIGLRYRWMPHLYNLFHEAEMSGLPVIRPLVLEYPRDPHVTNLCDQFLLGENVLIAPVYRPDTDHRSVYLPEGCWLDYWDGEIHEGGRHILAAAPLHIMPMYVKAGSFVAEGPLRQYALEDTEETIIFHLYGAEAAAGFSSSFKLYEDDGHSFSYRKGQYTELIVQAEGGEGTLALQWAYALHDYKPRRETLRFALCYPFFTVAAVEGLAEISLEELNEGALGWARNGKNGAIIVQVADAAGGGELRILAGTD
- a CDS encoding DEAD/DEAH box helicase; its protein translation is MIKHLYAIWLGDVLFCFSGETSEPKVDAWTRVIKRLELRSGWRPFAGAALRLAEVKYPAAAAAEGKPARRGLPGRTLEGLALSPKDAFELLLAWDEQASSAQGIEPGGELRYWSAAARFALELMGKGGIVPGAQPPRKVGSRRRGGEQAAAVCWSPAFREEADKEFFLQMAASMPVLALGTHVAEEGDLSSREEAGAYVLYSFLQAVMTAEIKNVVAAHESALAPYKANYRRGYSPLTELWWNSLLTGSRDIPVQGTPAEVTELLTVVNETAGHEVPHFETEEARSGQLSLGLRLEPPAEDSELWQLTFWAESREEGEFWIPAEAVWSSREREFTLWGKRYRNIQQQLLAALGRAAKSSPDIRRSLAEPAPCGIELPPERLYFFLKESVQQLRERGITVQMPSRWSREGRRRIGMRMKMQPPVGGMDGPVQPALGMEELISFRIEASLGDSDITEDELNALVEAGVPFVRFRGEWIEVDPKEVRQVLRYIKRGESGEMTAADWMRLTAEDGDERLWKGMSVTGMETSGLLASLMHGDVLRGMPLRPVPEDLNGTLRPYQERGYQWLTALSNLGFGVCLADDMGLGKTIQVITCLLDRALNAPPGEKQEPVLILCPTSLLGNWQRELQRFAPSLSLHIHHGGRRVRGEGFKELAASHEIVLTTYHLAGRDSEDLAGVRWSTVVLDEAQYIKNHRTKQAQSVMKLSAPHRIAMTGTPVENRLGELWSIFHFLNPGYLGTYHSFRQRYVSGEGGERLRELHRLVSPFLLRRLKSDPDISKDLPEKLELKSYCPLTETQAALYQGVVDEMLGVIGERSGMARRGLVLSSLTKLKQICDHPQLFRKDEGRSLRSEPSGKMDVMFEVLDSISELGESALIFTQYVAMGELLVSRLARRYGQTPLFLHGGISKRERDEMVHAFQEGEGPAFFVLSLKAGGVGLNLTRANHVLHYDRWWNPAVENQATDRAFRIGQHKNVQVHKLICQGTLEERIDELIERKKSLSEQVVGSGENWLTEMSNHELKELIELQGQDWM